One window of the Pseudodesulfovibrio sp. S3 genome contains the following:
- the rimM gene encoding ribosome maturation factor RimM (Essential for efficient processing of 16S rRNA), translating into MVTMRQSGFIPVGGVVKPHGIRGELCIKSYADSPSLFGAVDPLYLRDGDKPPRPVSATAWREHKGLVLLTLKGVTDRDQAEALRGLEVLIREEDLPELEGDEHYFYQMIGCRVVLPDQTEVGELKGYYETGEQDTWVIVNSEGAEILLPAVPEFVLDVDLDTETIVIEPPEGLLDLYLNAEPPKKKKPRPLRQKQPKTS; encoded by the coding sequence ATGGTGACTATGCGACAGTCCGGGTTCATCCCTGTGGGCGGGGTTGTAAAACCGCACGGAATTCGAGGGGAGCTCTGCATAAAAAGTTATGCGGACTCCCCGTCCCTTTTCGGTGCTGTGGACCCCCTGTATCTCCGGGACGGCGACAAGCCGCCACGGCCGGTGAGCGCCACTGCCTGGCGCGAACACAAGGGGCTGGTCCTGCTCACGCTCAAGGGTGTGACAGATCGCGATCAGGCCGAGGCCCTGCGTGGTCTGGAGGTGTTGATCCGTGAAGAGGACCTGCCGGAACTGGAAGGGGACGAGCATTATTTCTACCAGATGATCGGCTGCCGGGTGGTGCTTCCGGACCAGACCGAAGTGGGCGAACTGAAAGGGTATTACGAGACCGGCGAGCAGGACACCTGGGTCATCGTCAACTCGGAGGGCGCGGAAATCCTGCTGCCCGCCGTGCCCGAATTCGTATTGGACGTTGATCTCGACACCGAGACCATCGTCATCGAGCCGCCCGAGGGGTTGCTGGACCTCTATCTCAATGCCGAGCCCCCCAAGAAGAAAAAGCCCCGTCCTTTGCGCCAAAAACAACCCAAGACATCATGA
- the trmD gene encoding tRNA (guanosine(37)-N1)-methyltransferase TrmD: MNFHLVSIFPHYFESPLSSGLMGKAVETGLVNLDHVDVRRFAGGVHKSVDDRPFGGGPGMLLKLDPMIAALDSIETRGRILMLSPRGKPLNQAKARELALEDDLTLICGRYEGIDERLLDLYPIELVSVGDFVLNGGEAGAVCLMESVARLLPGFMGHEDSGDEESFSAGLLEYPHYTRPEDHDGLRVPEVLRSGDHAKIAAWRRECSLSATIADRPDLLPGASLTVEDVDFLRRQPRTRLGRNLYIALCHYPVVNKFGEKVAVSVTNLDLHDMARVARSYGLGGFYATTPIEDQKSLAGKLLSHWKQGAGSQANPDRAEAFSKVKVFDDIDSAVLDIEAQTGQCPRLAATSARLDRRREAQPALTYGEVQNWLANSPVLLIFGTGHGLAEEVLSKTDGILRPLRYLDDYNHLSVRSAVAIIVDRLVADEY; this comes from the coding sequence ATGAATTTCCATCTCGTCTCCATCTTTCCGCACTATTTCGAGTCCCCGCTTTCAAGCGGGCTCATGGGCAAGGCCGTGGAAACCGGGTTGGTCAATCTCGACCATGTGGATGTGCGCCGGTTCGCGGGCGGGGTCCATAAATCCGTTGACGACAGACCGTTCGGCGGCGGACCCGGCATGTTGCTCAAGCTCGATCCCATGATCGCGGCCCTGGATTCCATCGAGACCAGGGGGCGCATCCTGATGCTCTCGCCGCGCGGCAAGCCGCTCAACCAGGCCAAGGCTCGGGAGTTGGCCCTGGAAGACGACCTGACCCTCATCTGCGGCCGCTACGAGGGCATTGACGAGCGCCTGCTCGACCTCTACCCCATCGAGCTGGTGTCCGTGGGCGATTTCGTGCTCAACGGCGGCGAGGCCGGCGCGGTCTGTCTCATGGAATCCGTGGCGCGTCTTTTGCCCGGCTTCATGGGGCATGAGGATTCCGGGGACGAGGAATCCTTTTCCGCCGGACTGTTGGAATACCCCCACTACACGCGCCCCGAAGACCATGATGGACTCAGGGTGCCCGAGGTGCTGCGTTCCGGGGATCATGCCAAAATTGCGGCCTGGCGGCGGGAGTGCAGCCTTTCCGCCACCATTGCGGATCGTCCGGACCTGTTGCCCGGCGCGAGCCTCACGGTGGAGGACGTCGATTTTCTGCGCCGGCAGCCGCGGACCCGGCTGGGGCGCAACCTGTACATAGCACTGTGTCACTACCCGGTGGTCAACAAGTTCGGTGAGAAGGTCGCGGTCTCCGTGACCAACCTGGACCTGCACGACATGGCGCGGGTGGCCCGGAGTTACGGCCTGGGCGGATTCTATGCCACCACGCCCATCGAGGACCAGAAATCGCTGGCGGGAAAGCTGCTGTCGCACTGGAAACAGGGGGCGGGCAGCCAGGCAAACCCGGACCGCGCCGAGGCCTTTTCCAAGGTCAAGGTTTTTGATGATATCGATTCGGCGGTCCTTGACATCGAAGCGCAAACAGGGCAATGTCCCCGCCTCGCGGCCACTTCAGCGCGGCTGGATCGTCGCAGGGAAGCCCAGCCTGCCCTGACCTACGGAGAAGTGCAGAACTGGCTCGCCAACTCTCCAGTATTGTTGATCTTTGGAACTGGACACGGTCTGGCGGAAGAAGTCCTCTCCAAAACGGACGGCATTTTACGACCGCTCAGGTATTTGGATGACTACAACCATCTGTCGGTAAGAAGCGCGGTGGCGATCATCGTCGACCGGCTTGTCGCGGATGAGTATTAA
- the rplS gene encoding 50S ribosomal protein L19 yields the protein MDIIKRIESEHIRLDMPDFKAGDTVKVHYRIIEGEKERIQVFQGAVLRRRRGTTNATFTVRKISDGIGVERVFPTNSPYIDRVEVVSEGKVRRSRIYYLRNLRGKAARIKSKQIWE from the coding sequence ATGGACATCATCAAGAGAATCGAATCCGAACACATCCGTTTGGATATGCCCGACTTCAAGGCCGGTGACACCGTCAAGGTTCACTACCGGATCATTGAGGGCGAAAAAGAACGCATCCAGGTCTTCCAGGGCGCGGTCCTGCGTCGTCGTCGCGGTACCACCAACGCCACTTTCACCGTCCGCAAGATTTCCGACGGTATCGGTGTTGAGCGCGTGTTCCCCACGAACTCCCCCTACATCGACCGCGTTGAAGTGGTCTCCGAGGGCAAGGTCCGTCGCAGCCGCATTTACTACCTGCGCAATCTGCGCGGTAAGGCCGCCCGCATCAAGTCCAAGCAGATCTGGGAGTAA
- the rpsP gene encoding 30S ribosomal protein S16, with protein sequence MAMKIRLTRMGSKKRPFYRVVALDSTVRRDGRPVEYLGHYNPMVEPNEVVLDVEKIEKWLAKGAEPSNTVRSLLKKAGK encoded by the coding sequence ATGGCAATGAAAATCAGATTGACCCGGATGGGTTCCAAGAAGCGTCCTTTCTACCGCGTGGTAGCTCTCGACAGCACTGTCCGTCGTGATGGACGCCCTGTGGAATACCTCGGGCATTACAATCCCATGGTCGAGCCGAACGAAGTCGTGCTTGATGTGGAAAAGATCGAGAAGTGGTTGGCCAAGGGCGCCGAGCCCAGCAACACCGTTCGTTCCCTGCTGAAAAAAGCCGGAAAATAG
- a CDS encoding KH domain-containing protein: MLKEMIEYIAKSLVDNPDEVHVSEVEGEQTSVIELKVAKEDLGKVIGKQGRTARAMRTLLGAASTKVRKRSVLEILE; encoded by the coding sequence ATGTTGAAAGAGATGATTGAGTACATTGCCAAGTCCCTGGTGGACAACCCGGACGAAGTGCATGTTTCGGAAGTTGAAGGCGAGCAGACCTCGGTAATCGAGTTGAAGGTGGCCAAGGAAGACCTTGGCAAGGTCATCGGCAAGCAGGGCCGCACGGCGAGAGCCATGCGCACGCTGCTCGGTGCCGCCTCCACCAAGGTGCGGAAACGCTCCGTTCTGGAGATTCTCGAGTAA